One window of the Chitinophaga niabensis genome contains the following:
- a CDS encoding TolC family protein, producing the protein MNKKSLAIASILALLLFGNPRNVAAQDNWTYQRALDYALSHNLTVQQSVLQKRLAELTLKQNQMARLPTLNGGASGEYRFGRNISFESNTYVNTANFSSGVSLNTGVDLFGWFTKQNTVAASKYQVYASNFLLERARNDMGVNVANAFLQILLANEQVKISKSQVDLSMAQLENTKKLVAAGSVPESNQADLEAQLARDSSTLVAAQNTSIVNVLQMKALLNLDFAVPFVVELPENIERIPVLNLWETAPEMVYSAALASYPQYRADSMYVKAANRSLASARGAMYPNLSLSAGINTSYANTIKEGFGPITTGTQTIGYLKNDPTSLVETPTSSQARRTVPFGDQLSNNFGQNVGLSLSIPIFNGWRARGNVERAKIDVQDRQLTLDINRQKLRQDVYTAHANAVGAFQKYQAAITTERASQKAYDFATKRFNVGLMNTVEYITTQTNLFKAQIDKVSALYDYIFKIKLLEFYRDQRITL; encoded by the coding sequence ATGAATAAAAAGTCCCTTGCAATCGCATCAATACTGGCTTTGCTGCTGTTTGGCAACCCTCGCAATGTGGCTGCGCAGGATAACTGGACGTATCAGCGGGCGCTGGACTATGCGTTGAGCCATAACCTCACGGTTCAGCAAAGTGTGCTGCAGAAAAGGCTTGCGGAGTTAACCCTGAAGCAGAACCAGATGGCAAGGCTCCCTACCTTAAACGGCGGGGCAAGTGGTGAATACCGCTTTGGACGGAACATTTCGTTTGAATCAAATACTTATGTAAATACGGCGAACTTCAGTAGCGGGGTAAGCCTGAATACCGGGGTGGACCTTTTTGGCTGGTTCACAAAACAGAACACAGTAGCCGCCAGTAAGTACCAGGTATATGCCAGTAATTTTTTACTGGAAAGAGCCCGGAACGATATGGGCGTAAACGTGGCCAATGCTTTTTTACAGATCCTGCTGGCCAACGAGCAGGTAAAGATCAGTAAATCTCAGGTGGACCTTAGTATGGCCCAGCTGGAAAATACCAAGAAACTGGTAGCCGCAGGTTCCGTACCGGAAAGCAACCAGGCGGACCTGGAAGCCCAGCTGGCAAGGGATAGTTCTACACTGGTGGCTGCACAAAACACCAGTATCGTCAACGTGCTGCAGATGAAAGCTTTGCTAAACCTGGATTTTGCAGTGCCTTTTGTAGTGGAATTACCGGAAAACATTGAACGCATACCTGTGCTGAATTTATGGGAAACAGCACCTGAAATGGTATACAGTGCCGCTTTGGCCTCATACCCTCAATACCGTGCAGATTCCATGTATGTAAAAGCAGCCAACAGGTCCCTGGCCTCTGCAAGAGGAGCGATGTATCCAAACCTCAGCCTTTCCGCCGGGATCAATACCAGTTATGCCAATACCATCAAAGAAGGCTTTGGGCCCATCACTACAGGAACACAAACGATCGGATACCTGAAGAACGATCCTACTTCTCTGGTAGAGACCCCCACCTCTTCACAGGCAAGAAGAACGGTGCCTTTTGGTGATCAGCTAAGTAATAACTTTGGCCAGAACGTAGGCCTGAGCCTGAGCATTCCAATTTTCAACGGATGGAGGGCTCGCGGTAATGTAGAACGTGCTAAAATTGATGTGCAGGACAGACAACTTACATTAGATATCAACCGCCAGAAGCTTCGTCAGGATGTTTACACGGCCCATGCGAATGCGGTAGGAGCTTTCCAGAAATACCAGGCGGCCATTACCACTGAACGTGCATCGCAAAAAGCTTATGACTTTGCTACCAAACGTTTCAATGTTGGTTTAATGAATACCGTAGAGTATATTACTACACAAACGAACCTGTTTAAAGCGCAGATTGACAAAGTATCTGCCCTATACGACTATATTTTCAAAATTAAATTACTCGAATTCTATCGCGATCAACGCATAACGCTATAG
- a CDS encoding ABC transporter permease, which produces MIRNYFIIAWRNLLKHKVVSVINLLGLTVAFTICLLLVMGVYHELSYDQFHENRKDIYHPYFVMQRPEGRKPTPYMVEPMLRTLKEQFPTVKQGSRYYNRECELVYNGKHFIKNIAYVDADFFRMFSFPLLQGGALSDRENIVLDEETARAMFGEEIPIGKQVKMQSGGSWHLYTVSGITQNVPANSSFNYNVATLFENNENYPEQVNNWHDHNHHLFIQLAPGTDRQQFEAGLQPFINTQFEHLVKNLKQEGAQASSNGQYMEMLLQPFSNLHTDTSVYGWKNVVSRAYLNMLLIVAGFVLLVACINFINLSIGKSFTRTREVGLRKAIGAEPRQVVMQFWAEAVLICLLALLITIPLCYFLLPHYRELFGSSITTGILFKPSTIGYILAGFLLITIIAGGYPALKMSRLDAVNILKGRLKLKTSGSMRGSLIISQFAIAILLISCTWITWQQLHYLRNHPVGYKSTQVISIPVGTEVDGKNALELLRQKMTGDPSILSITGLSKDMGLGMDGQSFGHMIVLNHKNRSRHVRWLSVGCDFVKTMGLELLEGRDFSGTDSTGLVINEEMAKWLGEKSAVGVKIRYDSVLPPSAIIGVMKNFNYESLHHPIQPLALVMHMNIPISHLFVKVRPDNLPEVMDKLSAAWAGIAPHSAFKGSFVDENVNRQYAREEQLTRIFIYAAIAAVILSCLGLFALAVLVVTQRTKEIGIRKVMGASAGNILQLITHDFVKLILIAIVVAIPLAWYFMNKWLAGFAFSIEIEWWWLAGAGLLALLVALCTIGYQSLKAAFTHPIRSLKSE; this is translated from the coding sequence ATGATCAGGAACTATTTCATCATCGCATGGCGCAACCTGCTAAAGCATAAGGTGGTTTCCGTAATTAATTTACTGGGACTCACTGTAGCGTTTACAATCTGCCTGCTGCTGGTGATGGGAGTATATCATGAGCTGTCTTATGATCAGTTTCATGAAAACAGGAAAGATATTTATCACCCCTATTTTGTTATGCAGCGGCCGGAGGGCCGGAAGCCAACACCTTACATGGTGGAACCCATGCTGCGGACCTTAAAGGAACAGTTTCCGACTGTAAAGCAAGGCAGCAGGTATTATAACCGGGAATGTGAACTGGTGTATAATGGCAAACATTTCATAAAGAACATCGCTTATGTGGATGCGGACTTTTTCAGGATGTTCAGCTTTCCGCTGCTACAAGGCGGAGCACTCAGCGATCGGGAAAACATTGTGCTGGACGAGGAAACGGCCAGGGCCATGTTTGGAGAAGAAATACCTATTGGTAAACAGGTGAAAATGCAGTCCGGGGGCTCCTGGCACTTATATACTGTAAGCGGGATAACGCAGAATGTACCGGCAAACTCCAGCTTTAATTACAACGTAGCCACCTTATTTGAAAACAATGAGAACTATCCGGAACAGGTGAATAACTGGCATGATCACAATCATCATCTTTTTATTCAATTAGCTCCGGGAACAGACAGGCAGCAATTCGAAGCCGGTTTGCAACCGTTTATTAATACACAGTTTGAGCACCTCGTAAAAAATCTGAAACAGGAGGGAGCGCAAGCTTCTTCCAACGGTCAGTATATGGAAATGCTGCTGCAACCCTTTTCCAACCTCCATACAGATACCAGTGTCTATGGCTGGAAAAATGTAGTAAGCCGCGCCTATCTCAATATGTTGCTGATCGTGGCAGGATTTGTTCTCCTGGTGGCCTGCATCAATTTTATTAACCTCTCCATAGGAAAGTCTTTTACCCGCACCCGCGAAGTAGGGCTGAGAAAAGCCATTGGTGCAGAACCCCGCCAGGTGGTAATGCAGTTCTGGGCAGAAGCAGTATTGATCTGCCTGCTGGCATTGCTGATCACCATACCGCTGTGTTATTTCCTGCTGCCGCATTACAGGGAGTTATTCGGCAGTAGTATAACCACCGGAATTTTATTTAAACCATCGACAATAGGATATATACTGGCTGGTTTCCTGCTTATTACCATCATCGCAGGAGGATATCCGGCATTGAAGATGAGCCGCCTGGATGCAGTGAACATACTCAAGGGCCGGTTAAAGTTAAAAACCTCCGGCTCCATGCGTGGCAGCCTCATCATATCACAGTTTGCTATCGCCATATTACTGATCTCCTGTACATGGATCACCTGGCAGCAGTTACATTATCTGCGCAACCATCCGGTAGGGTACAAGAGCACACAGGTGATCAGTATACCCGTGGGTACAGAAGTAGATGGGAAAAATGCATTGGAACTGCTGAGGCAGAAGATGACAGGGGATCCTTCCATCCTGAGCATTACAGGCCTGTCCAAAGATATGGGACTGGGTATGGATGGGCAGTCATTTGGCCACATGATAGTGCTTAACCATAAGAACAGGAGCAGGCATGTACGATGGTTGAGTGTTGGATGTGATTTTGTAAAAACAATGGGCCTTGAGTTACTAGAAGGACGGGATTTTTCAGGAACAGATAGCACCGGCCTTGTGATCAATGAAGAAATGGCAAAGTGGCTGGGAGAGAAAAGTGCCGTTGGCGTGAAGATCAGGTATGATAGTGTGCTGCCTCCCTCTGCAATAATTGGTGTGATGAAAAACTTTAACTATGAATCACTGCATCATCCCATACAGCCACTGGCATTGGTGATGCATATGAACATTCCCATCAGCCACCTGTTTGTAAAGGTACGCCCGGATAATCTACCGGAAGTGATGGACAAGCTCAGTGCCGCATGGGCGGGTATTGCCCCGCATTCTGCGTTTAAAGGCAGTTTTGTGGATGAGAATGTGAACCGCCAGTATGCAAGAGAGGAACAACTAACCCGCATTTTCATCTATGCTGCTATTGCTGCGGTTATATTGTCCTGCCTTGGATTATTTGCACTGGCAGTATTGGTGGTCACGCAAAGAACAAAAGAGATAGGTATCCGCAAAGTGATGGGTGCATCCGCTGGAAATATCCTGCAGCTGATCACGCATGATTTTGTTAAACTTATTCTCATTGCTATTGTGGTGGCCATTCCGCTTGCCTGGTACTTCATGAACAAATGGCTGGCAGGTTTTGCCTTCAGCATTGAGATAGAATGGTGGTGGCTGGCCGGCGCAGGCCTGCTGGCGTTATTGGTAGCTTTATGTACCATTGGATATCAATCGTTGAAAGCAGCATTCACTCACCCGATAAGATCTCTTAAATCCGAATAA
- a CDS encoding ABC transporter permease produces MFKNYLKIAWRNIWKSKQVSAVNIIGMSVAIAAALLLCFTVYSEFSYDNFHANKKDLYQLYYSEARAEGPRTHLSTPIPLAPAMKEEMPGVVNIARVANDAAGIRIANGEVQSIGINCVDSSFLRMFTFPAVSGNLRLGLNDAIITEETAAKLFKKEDPVGKTVSINQGDGWQAFTVSAVVKDIPDNSSINFDVLLRLERVTDYAGNKDEWGHSNLYTFAQLTPGVASEEMEKRSIALTKKYYAEDVDKYKKAGAKADKYGAYMHIGFIPMEEVHLTENGQKNTGRVMMLYMLLFIAAFLLFIASINFINLSMARAFMRAKEVGMRKALGAAKFQLALQLSGEAMVLFFLSLLLGLGLAYIVMPTYNAVLRYHLSFGILKDPGVIAGMAIVFLLISILAGGYPSLVLARAKTLQVLKGKINSGRNNYFRNSLIVTQFVFSSLLICCTIIAWQQMNFLKNKSLGFNTHEVVSIPVGNEVNSEQLLERMKAKLAQQPGILSISAARSNLGRGRDGSISTSVVGFSYKNQELMTNLQFVSYDYLKTMDIKLLAGREFSPQMADSSSIIINERMALQLGVKDIEGFTVRFEEDGPVYSVIGIMKDYHFQSLHRKIEPLTLSLNNEGRPSNYIFIKTAPGSLEASMETIESEWKAAAPGPFLGSFVDENTDRQYKGDKVLAKIFISGAVITIIISCMGLFAIALIAIGQRNKEIGIRKVLGAGVLTITALISRDFLKLVILAILIATPIAWFVMNKWLEIYAYSINISWWVFLLAGLLAISIAAITVSFQTIRAALMNPVKALRSE; encoded by the coding sequence ATGTTTAAAAACTATCTTAAAATAGCCTGGCGCAATATCTGGAAATCAAAACAGGTTTCTGCTGTCAATATTATTGGGATGAGTGTTGCCATTGCAGCAGCATTGTTATTGTGCTTCACTGTTTACAGTGAATTCTCCTATGATAATTTCCATGCGAATAAAAAGGACCTGTACCAGCTTTATTACAGCGAGGCACGTGCAGAAGGGCCGCGTACTCATCTTTCCACTCCCATTCCTTTAGCTCCGGCAATGAAAGAGGAAATGCCGGGTGTGGTGAATATTGCGAGAGTGGCCAACGATGCAGCAGGTATCCGTATTGCTAATGGAGAAGTACAGTCCATCGGCATCAATTGTGTGGACAGCTCTTTCCTGCGCATGTTTACATTCCCGGCCGTCAGCGGTAATTTGCGGCTGGGGCTCAATGACGCCATTATCACGGAAGAAACGGCTGCGAAGCTTTTTAAGAAAGAAGATCCTGTAGGCAAAACAGTGTCCATTAACCAGGGAGATGGCTGGCAGGCCTTTACCGTTTCTGCCGTAGTGAAAGATATACCCGATAATTCCAGTATTAATTTTGATGTATTGCTCCGCCTTGAAAGGGTGACAGATTATGCAGGTAACAAAGATGAATGGGGTCACTCCAACCTCTATACCTTCGCACAATTAACACCGGGGGTTGCCAGTGAAGAGATGGAAAAGAGAAGTATAGCCCTTACGAAAAAATACTATGCGGAGGATGTTGATAAATATAAGAAGGCAGGTGCAAAAGCAGATAAGTACGGGGCTTATATGCATATTGGGTTCATCCCCATGGAAGAGGTGCACTTAACAGAGAACGGCCAGAAGAATACCGGCAGGGTGATGATGTTGTATATGTTATTGTTCATTGCGGCATTCCTGCTTTTTATCGCCAGCATCAACTTTATTAACCTAAGCATGGCCAGGGCCTTTATGCGTGCAAAAGAAGTGGGCATGCGTAAAGCACTGGGTGCCGCTAAATTCCAGCTGGCCCTGCAGTTAAGCGGGGAAGCCATGGTGTTGTTCTTCCTTTCTCTCTTATTAGGATTAGGCTTAGCCTACATTGTTATGCCTACTTATAATGCGGTGCTGCGATATCATCTCTCTTTCGGAATATTGAAAGACCCGGGGGTAATAGCTGGTATGGCAATAGTGTTCTTATTGATCTCCATCCTGGCTGGTGGTTATCCTTCACTAGTATTGGCACGGGCTAAAACCCTGCAGGTATTAAAAGGAAAGATCAACTCTGGCAGGAATAATTACTTCCGCAATTCCCTTATCGTTACCCAGTTTGTATTTTCCAGTTTGCTGATCTGCTGTACTATCATAGCCTGGCAGCAGATGAATTTCCTGAAAAATAAATCATTGGGCTTTAACACACATGAAGTGGTGAGCATTCCTGTGGGCAATGAAGTAAATAGTGAGCAGCTCCTGGAAAGAATGAAAGCAAAACTCGCGCAGCAACCCGGTATCCTCAGTATTTCCGCAGCCAGGAGCAATCTGGGCCGCGGCCGTGATGGCAGCATATCTACTTCCGTTGTTGGTTTCTCTTACAAAAACCAGGAGTTGATGACCAACCTGCAGTTCGTTTCGTACGATTATCTTAAAACCATGGATATAAAGCTACTGGCAGGCCGTGAATTCAGTCCGCAGATGGCAGATTCCAGCAGCATCATTATCAACGAAAGGATGGCGCTGCAATTAGGCGTGAAGGATATAGAAGGGTTTACCGTACGTTTTGAAGAAGATGGGCCTGTGTACAGTGTAATAGGGATCATGAAGGATTATCACTTTCAATCTCTGCACCGGAAGATAGAACCGCTTACATTATCACTGAACAATGAAGGACGCCCTTCCAACTATATTTTTATAAAAACGGCGCCAGGCAGCCTCGAGGCTTCTATGGAAACGATCGAAAGTGAGTGGAAAGCTGCTGCGCCCGGCCCTTTCCTGGGCTCCTTTGTGGATGAGAATACAGACCGGCAGTACAAAGGAGATAAAGTACTTGCAAAGATCTTCATAAGTGGTGCGGTGATCACTATCATCATTTCCTGCATGGGATTGTTTGCCATTGCATTGATCGCTATTGGTCAGCGCAATAAAGAGATTGGCATCCGCAAGGTTTTAGGCGCCGGCGTCCTCACAATTACTGCGCTGATATCGCGGGATTTCCTGAAATTAGTAATATTGGCCATCCTCATAGCTACACCCATCGCCTGGTTTGTGATGAATAAGTGGCTGGAGATCTATGCCTATAGTATAAACATCAGTTGGTGGGTCTTTCTGCTGGCCGGGTTACTGGCCATCAGCATAGCCGCCATCACGGTAAGTTTTCAAACCATCAGGGCTGCCCTGATGAACCCTGTAAAAGCATTACGTTCAGAATAA
- a CDS encoding ABC transporter ATP-binding protein, protein MIQLRNITKHYPVGFGKHEILKDVNLVIHEGEFVSIMGPSGSGKSTLLHILGLLEEPSDGQYLFQGELVNKMNDKKRTQLHRGTIGFVFQAYHLIDELTVYENIETPLLYKDMPSSERKSRVADILDRFNMVAKKDLFPNQLSGGQQQLVGIARAIVAEPAVIFADEPTGNLHSDQAKVIMELFAELNKKDGITIVQVTHSDTNAEFGNRIIRIMDGKVE, encoded by the coding sequence ATGATTCAACTACGCAACATTACAAAGCACTACCCGGTAGGGTTTGGCAAACATGAAATTTTAAAGGATGTGAACCTGGTTATTCACGAAGGAGAGTTTGTGTCTATCATGGGCCCATCCGGCTCCGGGAAGTCTACATTGTTGCATATCCTGGGTCTGCTGGAAGAACCCTCCGATGGGCAATACCTGTTCCAGGGAGAACTGGTGAATAAGATGAACGACAAAAAACGGACACAGCTTCACCGGGGTACCATAGGTTTTGTATTCCAGGCCTATCACCTGATAGATGAACTCACTGTATATGAAAATATAGAAACACCATTATTATATAAGGACATGCCCTCCTCCGAACGCAAAAGCCGCGTGGCGGATATACTTGACAGGTTTAATATGGTGGCTAAAAAAGACCTGTTCCCCAACCAGCTTTCCGGGGGCCAGCAACAGCTGGTGGGAATTGCACGGGCCATTGTAGCCGAACCCGCTGTGATCTTTGCAGATGAACCAACCGGAAACCTGCACTCAGATCAGGCTAAGGTGATCATGGAACTGTTCGCAGAACTGAATAAAAAAGATGGTATCACCATCGTACAGGTTACCCATTCAGATACGAACGCCGAATTCGGAAACCGGATCATCCGGATTATGGACGGTAAGGTGGAATAA
- a CDS encoding ABC transporter permease, protein MLINYIKIAWRNLWNNKVFGVINIAGLTFGLTCCMFILLWVANEWSYNCYHEKLPDIYQVYENQYYANNEILTVNATPGPLADQLKAEIPGILKAAALSPVSEKLLAVGEKGYKSGGQYANNDVFQVFTFPFIDGDPAKALLGPNDIVLSEKTALNLFGDSKVVGKTVRLNNKEDYMVVGVMKNLPENSSLKFEWLLPRERYEQEYDWLKTWSANAPRTYILIDPKADIAGINAKVKGIIQRNLKDSKTEVFLYPYKDTYLEGRFDKGKIDGGRIEYVQLFIIIAIFVLLIACINFMNLSTARALQRSKEVGVRKSIGAGKGTLISQFLGESFALVFIATALSLLLVWVLLPSFEKMVNISLSVPLFTWYNILALLVLALFTGFVAGSYPAFYLSSLNAVTTLKGGMLRLKSSAIWLRKGLVVFQFVVSTVLIVAAVLIYQQISFIKNRNLGLNKDQVLWFFNEGSMVNDLRPFRNALLGMPGVEAVSDADQLPIRVGSNFSGVSWKGKNPDETVLFDNLLAGYDLQKTMQLQMAEGRTFSPEFATDTNGIVINETAAKVMSLKPPYVGQIITIDDEQQLPIIGVTRDFSSNHLGRKVAPMVIRYRSAKNKFVLVRVKPDQVETAIGSIEKVFRQFNPQYPFEIKYMDASFADLYKSEQMIGRLSAAFTALAIFIACLGLFGLATFTAQQRTKEIGIRKVLGASIIQILTLLSKDFIRLVLIAVGIALPLAAYFMDGWLNKFAYHIDISWWVYVATGLLAIVLAMLTVSYQSVRTARMNPVKSLRSE, encoded by the coding sequence ATGCTAATAAACTATATTAAGATAGCGTGGAGGAACCTTTGGAATAACAAAGTGTTTGGCGTGATCAATATTGCAGGCTTAACGTTTGGTTTAACCTGCTGTATGTTTATTTTGCTTTGGGTTGCCAATGAATGGAGCTATAACTGCTACCATGAGAAACTGCCTGATATCTACCAGGTATATGAGAATCAGTATTATGCCAATAATGAAATTCTCACCGTAAATGCCACACCCGGCCCTTTGGCTGATCAGCTGAAAGCGGAGATCCCCGGTATCCTGAAAGCAGCAGCACTCTCTCCGGTTTCAGAGAAGTTACTGGCAGTAGGGGAGAAAGGATATAAAAGCGGGGGGCAATATGCCAATAATGATGTTTTCCAGGTGTTCACCTTTCCGTTCATTGACGGCGATCCTGCCAAAGCATTGCTGGGCCCTAATGATATTGTACTCTCTGAGAAAACAGCTCTTAATTTATTTGGAGACAGTAAAGTGGTAGGCAAAACGGTGAGGCTGAACAATAAGGAAGATTATATGGTGGTGGGTGTGATGAAAAACCTGCCTGAGAATTCTTCTTTAAAATTCGAATGGCTGTTGCCCAGGGAACGGTATGAGCAGGAATATGACTGGCTGAAAACCTGGTCAGCAAATGCACCCCGTACTTATATACTGATAGATCCTAAAGCAGATATCGCAGGAATAAATGCAAAAGTAAAAGGGATCATACAACGTAACCTAAAGGATTCTAAAACGGAAGTATTCCTGTATCCTTATAAAGATACTTACCTGGAAGGCCGTTTTGATAAAGGAAAGATCGATGGCGGGCGTATTGAATATGTTCAGCTCTTTATCATTATTGCCATTTTTGTTCTGCTGATAGCCTGCATCAACTTTATGAACCTTTCTACCGCAAGAGCATTGCAGCGCAGTAAAGAAGTAGGTGTACGTAAAAGTATCGGCGCAGGTAAAGGAACACTGATCTCGCAGTTCCTGGGAGAATCTTTTGCCCTTGTGTTCATTGCCACCGCCCTTTCCTTGTTATTGGTATGGGTTTTATTGCCTTCTTTTGAAAAAATGGTGAATATTAGTTTATCAGTTCCCTTGTTCACTTGGTACAACATACTGGCATTGCTGGTCCTTGCCCTGTTCACAGGTTTTGTGGCAGGCAGTTATCCCGCATTTTACCTTTCCTCCCTGAATGCAGTGACCACCTTAAAAGGGGGGATGTTAAGACTGAAGTCGAGTGCCATATGGCTGCGGAAAGGATTAGTGGTTTTCCAGTTCGTGGTATCCACCGTATTGATCGTTGCTGCCGTTCTCATCTATCAGCAGATAAGTTTTATTAAGAACCGTAACCTTGGTTTGAACAAAGACCAGGTGCTTTGGTTCTTTAATGAAGGCTCCATGGTAAATGATCTGAGGCCATTTAGAAATGCATTGCTGGGCATGCCGGGTGTGGAAGCTGTTTCAGATGCAGACCAGTTGCCCATCAGGGTAGGCAGCAATTTTTCAGGGGTTAGCTGGAAAGGGAAAAACCCGGATGAAACCGTTTTGTTCGATAACCTGCTGGCAGGGTATGATCTGCAAAAAACAATGCAGTTGCAAATGGCAGAAGGCAGAACTTTTTCACCTGAATTTGCAACGGATACGAATGGTATTGTGATCAATGAAACCGCAGCCAAGGTAATGTCTTTGAAACCACCTTATGTAGGCCAGATCATAACAATAGATGATGAACAGCAGTTACCGATAATTGGCGTAACCAGGGATTTCTCCAGCAATCACCTTGGAAGAAAAGTAGCACCTATGGTCATCCGCTATCGCAGTGCAAAGAATAAATTCGTACTCGTACGGGTTAAACCGGACCAGGTGGAGACGGCTATCGGCAGCATCGAAAAAGTATTCAGGCAGTTTAACCCGCAATATCCTTTCGAAATAAAATACATGGACGCATCCTTTGCAGACTTGTATAAAAGCGAACAGATGATAGGAAGGTTGTCTGCCGCCTTCACTGCCCTGGCCATTTTCATTGCCTGCCTTGGTTTGTTTGGCCTGGCCACTTTCACGGCACAGCAGCGTACAAAAGAGATAGGTATCAGAAAAGTGCTGGGTGCCAGTATTATACAGATCCTGACCTTATTAAGCAAAGACTTCATCCGGTTGGTGCTGATCGCTGTAGGGATCGCCCTGCCGCTGGCTGCTTATTTTATGGATGGCTGGTTGAACAAGTTTGCCTATCATATCGATATTTCCTGGTGGGTATATGTAGCCACAGGATTGCTGGCTATTGTACTGGCAATGCTTACCGTAAGTTATCAGTCTGTCAGAACAGCAAGAATGAATCCTGTTAAATCTCTAAGATCAGAATAA
- a CDS encoding efflux RND transporter periplasmic adaptor subunit has product MKKKLLYWIIGGLVVLIVILAVVKGSGNDEGTKVATDKAAKKDIIEVVSASGKVYPEIEVKVSSDVSGEITDLLVLEGDSVQKGQVLARIYADVYGSMRDRAAAAVSQSEAELANSTAGLNAFKARLDQAKFAFDRNMELHKQKVISKSEFETAEATYKSALADYNAAAQRINSSKFAVASAQANLTEANKNLGRTTILSPMSGSVSLLSVKKGERVVGTAQMTGTEMLRIADMSTMEVQVDVGENDIPKVKFGDSAIIEIDAYNNRKFKGVVTQIASSSKGAATSATTSAEQVTNYIVHIRIAPSSYTDLEVISNGKNRRFPFRPGMSASVDIQTRTEKQVLSIPINAVTTRNPEDTGKAKKADKDAPAPPSENTGEAKKDFKEVVFVLQKDNTVKMVEVTTGIQDDTNIEIKTGLKEGEEVISGPYTAISKTLENGKKVKVVPKAQLFEGTKK; this is encoded by the coding sequence ATGAAGAAGAAACTGCTTTACTGGATAATCGGCGGCCTTGTGGTCCTTATTGTGATCCTCGCCGTGGTCAAAGGATCAGGCAATGATGAAGGCACTAAAGTTGCCACAGATAAAGCTGCCAAAAAAGATATCATTGAAGTGGTTTCTGCCAGTGGAAAAGTGTATCCTGAAATTGAAGTGAAAGTAAGCTCCGATGTATCAGGTGAGATCACAGACCTCCTGGTGCTGGAAGGAGATTCCGTGCAAAAAGGGCAGGTACTGGCGCGCATTTATGCAGATGTATATGGTTCCATGAGAGACCGTGCTGCTGCTGCCGTTAGTCAGTCTGAAGCAGAACTGGCCAATAGCACTGCTGGATTGAATGCCTTCAAAGCCAGGCTGGACCAGGCAAAATTTGCTTTCGACCGTAACATGGAACTGCATAAGCAAAAAGTTATTTCCAAATCAGAATTTGAAACTGCCGAGGCTACTTATAAGTCAGCCCTGGCGGATTATAATGCTGCCGCCCAAAGGATCAACAGCAGCAAGTTTGCTGTGGCCAGTGCACAGGCCAACCTCACAGAAGCCAATAAGAACCTTGGCCGTACCACTATCCTGTCTCCCATGTCAGGCTCTGTTTCTCTTTTATCTGTAAAGAAAGGAGAGCGCGTGGTAGGTACCGCACAAATGACCGGTACGGAAATGTTGCGCATCGCAGATATGAGCACCATGGAAGTGCAGGTGGATGTTGGAGAAAACGATATTCCTAAAGTAAAGTTCGGCGATTCCGCCATCATTGAAATAGATGCATATAATAACCGCAAGTTCAAAGGTGTGGTAACACAGATTGCCAGCTCCAGCAAAGGTGCGGCCACTTCAGCTACCACTTCTGCCGAGCAGGTGACCAATTACATCGTACACATTCGTATTGCGCCATCTTCTTATACAGACCTGGAAGTCATCTCCAACGGAAAGAACCGCCGGTTCCCGTTCCGCCCCGGAATGAGTGCCAGCGTGGATATTCAGACGCGTACGGAGAAACAGGTATTGTCTATTCCTATCAATGCCGTAACCACCCGTAACCCGGAAGATACCGGCAAAGCTAAAAAAGCAGATAAGGATGCACCTGCACCTCCTTCTGAGAATACAGGAGAAGCTAAAAAAGACTTCAAAGAAGTGGTATTCGTACTGCAGAAAGATAATACCGTGAAAATGGTGGAAGTGACCACCGGCATTCAGGATGATACCAATATCGAGATCAAAACCGGTCTGAAAGAAGGAGAGGAAGTGATCAGCGGACCTTACACGGCGATCTCCAAAACCCTGGAAAACGGAAAGAAAGTAAAAGTAGTGCCTAAGGCACAGCTCTTCGAAGGCACAAAGAAATAA